In one Corallococcus silvisoli genomic region, the following are encoded:
- a CDS encoding hemin-degrading factor has translation MDRSQEVVSPNAALKERWLALREAQPRMRIRDAAEQLGVSEAELLVTGVTGELVRLEPRFDVLLPRLESLGRVMALTRNASAVHEKKGVYRNVELSGARALVLDEDIDLRLFLSRWCFVFALREDVSGVVRRSFHVFDAAGTAVHKIYLQDDANVAAFEALVRELQHEDQRHALEVVPVTPPAAPRPDSEIDAPGLVEGWRALQDTHEFFSLLMRFKVARTQALRLAGKEFATPVAPDALAWTLERAASSAMPIMVFVGNPGAIQIHTGPVRTVRPMGPWMNVLDPGFNLHLRTDHVHTAWVVRKPTRDGDVTSLELFDAAGENIALLFGKRKPGELESPAWRALMEELSRALPAVEVAS, from the coding sequence ATGGACCGCTCGCAAGAGGTAGTGAGCCCCAATGCCGCGCTGAAGGAGCGCTGGCTGGCCCTGCGTGAGGCCCAGCCGCGCATGCGCATCCGCGACGCGGCGGAGCAGCTGGGCGTGAGCGAGGCGGAGCTGCTCGTCACCGGCGTGACGGGAGAGCTGGTGCGGCTGGAGCCGCGCTTCGACGTGCTGCTGCCCCGCCTGGAGTCGCTGGGCCGGGTGATGGCGCTCACGCGCAACGCGTCCGCCGTGCATGAGAAGAAGGGCGTCTACCGCAACGTGGAGCTGAGCGGGGCGCGGGCGCTGGTGCTGGACGAGGACATCGACCTGCGCCTGTTCCTGTCGCGCTGGTGCTTCGTCTTCGCGCTGCGCGAGGACGTCTCCGGCGTGGTGCGCCGCAGCTTCCACGTCTTCGACGCGGCGGGCACCGCGGTGCATAAAATCTACCTCCAGGACGACGCGAACGTCGCCGCCTTCGAGGCGCTGGTGCGGGAGCTCCAGCACGAGGACCAGCGCCACGCGCTGGAGGTGGTGCCGGTGACGCCGCCCGCCGCGCCGCGCCCGGACTCGGAGATCGACGCGCCGGGGCTGGTGGAGGGCTGGCGGGCGCTCCAGGACACGCACGAGTTCTTCTCGCTGCTGATGCGCTTCAAGGTGGCGCGCACGCAGGCCCTGCGGCTGGCGGGCAAGGAGTTCGCGACGCCGGTGGCGCCGGACGCGCTGGCCTGGACGCTGGAGCGCGCCGCCTCCTCCGCGATGCCCATCATGGTGTTCGTGGGCAATCCCGGGGCGATTCAAATCCACACCGGCCCGGTGCGCACGGTGCGGCCCATGGGCCCGTGGATGAACGTGTTGGACCCGGGCTTCAACCTCCACCTGCGGACCGACCACGTCCACACCGCGTGGGTGGTGCGCAAGCCCACGCGCGACGGCGACGTGACATCCCTGGAGCTGTTCGACGCGGCGGGGGAGAACATCGCGCTGCTGTTCGGCAAGCGGAAGCCGGGCGAGTTGGAGTCCCCCGCGTGGCGGGCGCTGATGGAGGAGCTGAGCCGGGCGCTGCCCGCGGTGGAGGTGGCGTCATGA
- a CDS encoding metallophosphoesterase yields MRPVLLCLLLPVLASAAAPKAQDPFVFQGVERIVAVADVHGDVDALKDVLRLAGLIDAKDRWVGGKTHLVQTGDLPDRGDRTRDTFELLMRLETEARKAGGRVHPLLGNHELMNMRGDLRYVTPGELASFADQSPTADGPGEPPGARGHAAAYAADGRYGKWLRTHPAVIRINDTLFLHGGLAPTVPGTTLDDVNRWVWQDLTQGQPPGGGVDPQGPVWFRGYALDDEAKWDAGLTQVLERFGARRMVMGHTPSQDGRLSIRFGGRVIVIDTGLSTHYGRHLAALELRGDRLTALYPEGRVPLLVAPRPALRPEANTGTK; encoded by the coding sequence GTGCGTCCCGTCCTCCTCTGCCTGCTGTTGCCCGTGCTCGCCAGCGCCGCCGCCCCGAAGGCGCAGGACCCCTTCGTCTTCCAGGGGGTGGAGCGCATCGTCGCCGTCGCGGACGTGCACGGGGACGTGGACGCGCTCAAGGACGTGCTCCGGCTCGCGGGCCTCATCGACGCGAAGGACCGCTGGGTGGGCGGCAAGACGCACCTCGTGCAGACGGGGGACCTGCCCGACCGGGGCGACCGCACCCGCGACACGTTCGAGCTGCTCATGCGCCTGGAGACCGAGGCCCGCAAGGCCGGCGGCCGCGTGCACCCGCTCCTGGGCAACCACGAGCTGATGAACATGCGCGGGGACCTGCGCTACGTCACCCCCGGTGAGCTCGCGTCCTTCGCGGACCAGTCCCCCACCGCCGACGGTCCGGGGGAACCCCCGGGGGCTCGCGGTCACGCCGCCGCCTACGCCGCGGACGGGCGCTACGGGAAGTGGCTGCGCACGCACCCCGCCGTCATCCGCATCAACGACACCCTCTTCCTCCACGGTGGCCTGGCGCCGACGGTCCCGGGCACCACGCTGGACGACGTGAACCGTTGGGTGTGGCAGGACCTGACGCAGGGGCAACCTCCGGGCGGCGGCGTGGATCCTCAGGGCCCGGTGTGGTTCCGGGGCTACGCCCTCGACGACGAGGCGAAGTGGGACGCCGGCCTCACCCAGGTGCTGGAGCGCTTCGGCGCCCGGCGCATGGTGATGGGCCACACGCCGTCGCAGGACGGCCGGCTCTCCATCCGCTTCGGGGGCCGCGTCATCGTCATCGACACCGGCCTCAGCACCCACTACGGCCGCCACCTGGCCGCGCTGGAGCTTCGCGGCGACCGCCTCACCGCCCTCTACCCGGAAGGCCGCGTGCCCCTCCTCGTCGCGCCCCGGCCCGCCCTCCGCCCGGAAGCGAACACGGGCACGAAGTAG
- a CDS encoding FecCD family ABC transporter permease, whose amino-acid sequence MSASEAMSAPATHPVPSRLPGAGPWVTLGLLLALIALASLAVGTVPVPPSAILGSVWESLGLGEASHRLEPMQRAVLLTLRLPRVVLGVLVGAVLATTGAALQALFRNPLVEPGLLGTSSGAALGAVLAIVMDVALAAHVGGFRMLVVPGAAFLGALGATLLALRLGSGGGRTDTPRVLLAGVAVSAGAFAGMGLLTHAASDAQLRTITFWSLGSLGGASWEAVGAASVPLLATLGLLLRESRALNLMLLGEREAWHLGVDVERLKRRLILAAALGVGSAVAFCGIIGFVGLLVPALLRIALGPDHRRLLAASALSGASLLLASDLLARTLASPSELPVGALTSVLGVPAFIALLARKGAA is encoded by the coding sequence ATGAGCGCGTCGGAGGCCATGTCCGCGCCCGCCACGCACCCGGTGCCCTCGCGGCTTCCGGGCGCGGGCCCCTGGGTGACGCTGGGGCTGCTGCTGGCGCTCATCGCGCTCGCGTCGCTGGCGGTGGGCACGGTGCCTGTGCCTCCGTCCGCCATCCTGGGCAGTGTGTGGGAGTCGCTGGGGTTGGGAGAGGCCTCCCACCGGTTGGAGCCGATGCAGCGCGCGGTGCTCCTCACCCTGCGCCTGCCGCGCGTGGTGCTGGGGGTGTTGGTGGGCGCGGTGCTCGCGACGACGGGCGCCGCGCTCCAGGCCCTCTTCCGCAATCCGCTGGTGGAGCCGGGCCTGCTGGGCACCTCCAGCGGGGCGGCGCTGGGCGCGGTGCTGGCCATCGTGATGGACGTGGCGCTGGCCGCGCACGTGGGCGGCTTCCGGATGCTGGTGGTGCCGGGCGCGGCCTTCCTGGGCGCGCTGGGGGCGACGCTGCTCGCCCTGCGGCTGGGGTCGGGCGGCGGCCGCACGGACACGCCGCGCGTGCTGCTGGCGGGCGTGGCGGTGAGCGCGGGCGCGTTCGCGGGCATGGGGCTGCTCACGCACGCGGCCTCGGACGCGCAGCTGCGCACCATCACGTTCTGGAGCCTGGGCAGCCTGGGCGGGGCGTCGTGGGAGGCGGTGGGCGCCGCGTCGGTGCCGCTGCTGGCGACGCTGGGGTTGTTGCTGCGTGAGTCGCGCGCGCTCAACCTGATGCTCCTGGGGGAGCGCGAGGCGTGGCACCTGGGCGTGGACGTGGAGCGGCTCAAGCGCCGGCTCATCCTCGCCGCGGCGCTGGGCGTGGGCTCGGCGGTGGCCTTCTGCGGCATCATCGGGTTCGTGGGGTTGTTGGTGCCCGCCCTGCTGCGCATCGCGCTGGGGCCGGACCACCGGCGCTTGCTGGCCGCGTCCGCGCTGTCGGGGGCGTCGCTGCTGCTCGCGTCGGACCTGCTCGCGCGCACGCTGGCGTCCCCGTCGGAGCTGCCCGTGGGCGCCCTCACGTCCGTGCTGGGCGTCCCGGCCTTCATCGCGCTCCTGGCGCGCAAGGGGGCCGCATGA
- a CDS encoding YaiI/YqxD family protein, translating into MQIWVDADACPGPVRDILLRAVQRLKVPIVFVANKPLALPRLAYVSTVQVGAGADVADRHIATSAQAGDLAVTQDIPLAALLVPKGVVVMDPRGELFTAENIDERLSVRNFMQELRDSGVTTGGPSSFSQQDRQQFAATLDRELTRLVKQQG; encoded by the coding sequence ATGCAAATCTGGGTCGATGCCGATGCGTGTCCCGGGCCCGTGCGGGACATCCTCCTGCGCGCCGTGCAGCGCCTGAAGGTCCCCATCGTCTTCGTGGCCAACAAGCCGCTGGCGCTGCCGAGGCTGGCGTACGTCTCCACCGTGCAGGTGGGCGCGGGGGCGGACGTGGCGGACCGGCACATCGCCACCTCCGCGCAAGCCGGGGACCTGGCCGTCACGCAGGACATCCCGCTGGCCGCGCTGCTCGTGCCCAAGGGCGTCGTGGTGATGGACCCGCGCGGCGAGCTCTTCACGGCGGAGAACATCGACGAGCGGCTGTCGGTGCGCAACTTCATGCAGGAGCTGCGCGACAGCGGCGTCACCACCGGGGGCCCCAGCAGCTTCTCGCAGCAGGACCGTCAGCAGTTCGCCGCCACGCTGGACCGGGAGCTGACCCGGCTCGTGAAGCAGCAGGGCTGA
- a CDS encoding heme ABC transporter ATP-binding protein: MSLEARDIEVWRGRGRVAGPLSLELRPGEVLAVVGPNGAGKSSLLAALSGELRCKTGEVSLEGRALHQWPFVERAQRLGVLPQESSLGFGFTALEVALLGRSPHARRGGAQSDLDIARAALDATDTQHLASRAYPTLSGGERQRVQLARVLAQLWTPPVHGHRYLLLDEPTASLDLSHQHLVLERARAFSREGGAVLAVLHDLNLAARYADRIAVLAQGRCVETGAPSSVLTPGLIANTFGLQVEVLVRPDLPGPLVIPMGRAPAPP, encoded by the coding sequence ATGAGCCTGGAGGCGCGCGACATCGAGGTGTGGCGCGGCCGGGGCCGGGTGGCGGGCCCGCTGTCACTGGAGCTGCGGCCCGGCGAGGTGCTGGCCGTCGTGGGCCCCAATGGCGCGGGCAAGTCCTCCCTGCTCGCGGCGCTGTCGGGCGAGCTGCGCTGCAAGACCGGTGAGGTGTCCCTGGAGGGCCGCGCGCTGCACCAGTGGCCCTTCGTGGAGCGCGCGCAGCGGCTGGGCGTGCTGCCGCAGGAGTCCTCCCTGGGCTTCGGCTTCACGGCCCTGGAGGTCGCGCTGCTGGGCCGCAGCCCCCATGCCCGGCGGGGGGGCGCGCAGTCCGACCTGGACATCGCCCGCGCCGCGCTGGACGCCACCGACACGCAGCACCTGGCCTCCCGCGCGTACCCCACGCTGTCGGGCGGTGAGCGGCAGCGGGTGCAACTGGCCCGGGTGCTGGCCCAGCTGTGGACGCCGCCCGTGCACGGCCACCGCTACCTGTTGCTGGATGAGCCGACGGCGAGCCTGGACCTCTCCCACCAGCACCTGGTGCTGGAGCGCGCCCGGGCCTTCTCCCGCGAGGGCGGCGCGGTGCTCGCCGTCTTGCATGACCTGAACCTGGCCGCGCGGTACGCGGATCGGATCGCCGTGCTGGCCCAGGGCCGGTGCGTGGAGACGGGCGCCCCGTCGAGCGTGCTCACGCCCGGCCTCATCGCGAACACCTTTGGATTGCAGGTGGAGGTGCTGGTCCGCCCGGACCTGCCCGGCCCGCTGGTGATTCCCATGGGCCGCGCGCCGGCGCCTCCCTGA
- a CDS encoding TonB-dependent receptor plug domain-containing protein, producing MSGRWWLCALLWSALSGVARAEDAPSEDGGVAQAASEAPAVEPRSAVDATASLPPDDLPALQTVVTGSRTQERLRETPVATEVITRSEIIASGARDASELLATRPGLVVQQGFAGATLSVQGLAPEYVLVLVDGERVTGKVDGSVDLSRLSLEDIEQVEIVKGPSSVLYGSDAVAGVVNFITRRAQRTLGADLRAAYGTLQRLDLDATGETRGDAWGLRLSAGLQRRASYDLDPSDIGTTGSSLDGYDVSARGDWRGSETLSLEGTASFSHRIQRGVDLGAGNAVFDRATRDNTFASRLSPSWRLSSAATLRADVSYGHYERRYLRDQRNASALDTVEDTRDQQARVGAQVEARPGGGHALVAGTEYLGEWLRSDRLEGGRGRRGRGSVYAQDSWTLAEGVGLVLVPGGRLDVDSQFGLAATPRVALKADPTSWLTVRGSYGWGYRAPSFQDLLIDFENPSVGYTVRGNPDLKPERSRSVSINLEARPTRDSMVWVGAFQHGLRDMIAASLQSEGDFLRYSYINIARARVRGAELGLRQSLPGRIQLELGYTLTDGTDQELDRALEGQARHRLTAQATWRHRQWGLEANVRGALTGERPFYPDTNGDGVADSYRASPTVSLDARVAWQLPAGGLQLFVVGSNLTGAGNPNDLPIPPRTLQAGVSTRF from the coding sequence ATGTCCGGGCGTTGGTGGCTGTGCGCGCTGTTGTGGAGTGCCCTGTCCGGCGTGGCCCGGGCGGAGGACGCACCGTCCGAGGACGGCGGCGTGGCGCAAGCCGCGTCCGAGGCTCCGGCGGTGGAGCCTCGGTCCGCGGTGGACGCCACCGCCTCGCTTCCCCCGGACGACCTCCCCGCGCTCCAGACGGTGGTGACGGGCTCGCGCACGCAGGAGCGTCTGCGCGAGACGCCGGTGGCGACGGAGGTCATCACCCGCTCGGAGATCATCGCCAGCGGGGCGCGTGACGCGTCGGAGCTGCTGGCCACGCGCCCGGGCCTGGTGGTGCAGCAGGGCTTCGCGGGCGCCACGCTGTCGGTGCAGGGGCTGGCGCCGGAGTACGTGCTGGTGCTGGTGGACGGCGAGCGCGTCACCGGCAAGGTGGACGGCAGCGTGGACCTGTCGCGCCTGTCGCTGGAGGACATCGAACAGGTCGAGATCGTGAAGGGCCCGTCGTCCGTGCTGTACGGCAGCGACGCGGTCGCGGGCGTGGTGAACTTCATCACCCGGCGCGCGCAGCGCACCCTGGGCGCGGACCTGCGCGCCGCCTACGGCACGCTCCAGCGCCTGGACCTGGACGCCACCGGTGAGACGCGCGGCGATGCCTGGGGCCTGCGCCTGAGCGCGGGGCTCCAGCGCCGCGCGTCGTATGACCTGGACCCCTCGGACATCGGCACCACGGGCAGCAGCCTGGACGGCTATGACGTGTCCGCGCGCGGCGACTGGCGCGGCTCGGAGACGCTCTCGCTGGAGGGCACCGCGTCCTTCTCCCACCGCATCCAGCGCGGCGTGGACCTGGGCGCCGGGAACGCGGTGTTCGACCGCGCGACCCGCGACAACACCTTCGCCTCGCGCCTGTCGCCGTCGTGGCGGCTGTCGAGCGCGGCGACGCTGCGCGCGGACGTGTCCTACGGGCACTACGAGCGGCGCTACCTGCGCGACCAGCGCAACGCCTCCGCGCTGGACACCGTGGAGGACACCCGCGACCAGCAGGCCCGGGTGGGCGCGCAGGTGGAGGCGCGGCCCGGCGGCGGACACGCGCTGGTGGCGGGCACCGAATACCTGGGGGAGTGGCTGCGCTCGGACCGGTTGGAGGGCGGGCGCGGGCGTCGCGGACGTGGCTCCGTGTACGCGCAGGACAGCTGGACGCTGGCGGAAGGGGTGGGGCTGGTGCTGGTGCCCGGCGGACGGCTGGACGTGGACTCGCAGTTCGGGCTCGCGGCCACGCCCCGCGTGGCGCTGAAGGCGGACCCCACGTCGTGGCTCACGGTGCGAGGCAGCTACGGCTGGGGCTACCGCGCGCCCAGCTTCCAGGACCTGCTCATCGACTTCGAGAACCCCTCCGTGGGCTATACCGTGCGCGGCAACCCGGACCTGAAGCCGGAGCGCTCGCGCAGCGTCAGCATCAACCTGGAGGCGCGGCCCACGCGCGACTCCATGGTGTGGGTGGGCGCGTTCCAGCACGGGCTGCGCGACATGATCGCCGCGTCGCTCCAGTCCGAGGGCGACTTCCTGCGCTACTCGTACATCAACATCGCGCGGGCGCGCGTGCGCGGCGCCGAGCTGGGGCTGCGCCAGTCGCTGCCCGGCCGCATCCAGCTGGAGCTGGGCTACACGCTCACCGACGGCACCGACCAGGAGCTGGACCGCGCCTTGGAAGGTCAGGCGCGCCACCGGCTCACCGCGCAGGCCACGTGGCGCCACCGGCAGTGGGGCCTGGAGGCCAACGTGCGCGGCGCGCTCACGGGCGAGCGTCCTTTCTATCCCGATACCAACGGAGACGGTGTGGCGGATTCCTACCGTGCCAGCCCCACCGTCTCCCTGGACGCCCGAGTCGCCTGGCAGCTGCCGGCGGGCGGGCTCCAGCTTTTCGTTGTGGGCAGCAACCTCACCGGTGCGGGCAATCCGAACGATCTGCCCATTCCTCCCCGCACCCTCCAAGCCGGTGTCTCCACCCGGTTCTGA
- a CDS encoding TetR/AcrR family transcriptional regulator, producing MPRRPPPSRRRAPRQERAQATCDAILTATARVLLRDGYEAASTNRIAQEAGVSVGSLYQYFPSKEGLVTALMEQHRARGLADFEAGLVPLAGQPLPVAMRALIRQVLAVKRENPRLHQVLHELMPRMRQWGLSDAYSQRLFRLVRAFLAPRFEDLRPRNLDMAVFILVNAVEALCHSAVTDRPDYLEDEAFVEEIAALALGYLHPEPALARPRRATRERAARM from the coding sequence ATGCCCCGCCGTCCCCCGCCGTCCCGTCGCAGGGCGCCCCGCCAGGAGCGGGCGCAGGCCACCTGCGACGCCATCCTCACCGCGACCGCTCGCGTTCTGCTCAGGGACGGCTACGAGGCCGCGAGCACCAACCGCATCGCCCAGGAGGCGGGCGTGAGCGTGGGCTCGCTCTACCAGTACTTCCCGAGCAAGGAGGGGCTGGTGACGGCGCTGATGGAGCAGCACCGCGCACGGGGGCTGGCGGACTTCGAGGCCGGGCTGGTGCCGCTGGCCGGGCAACCGCTCCCGGTGGCGATGCGGGCCCTCATCCGGCAGGTGCTCGCGGTGAAGCGGGAGAACCCGCGCCTGCATCAGGTGCTGCATGAGCTGATGCCGCGCATGCGCCAGTGGGGGCTGTCGGACGCGTATTCACAGCGCCTGTTCCGGCTGGTGCGGGCCTTCCTCGCGCCGCGCTTCGAGGACCTGCGCCCCCGGAACCTGGACATGGCGGTCTTCATCCTGGTGAACGCGGTGGAGGCGCTCTGCCACTCGGCGGTGACGGACCGGCCGGACTACCTGGAGGACGAGGCGTTCGTGGAGGAGATCGCCGCGCTCGCGCTCGGCTACCTGCACCCGGAGCCGGCCCTGGCACGCCCCCGGCGCGCGACCCGCGAGCGCGCGGCCCGGATGTGA
- a CDS encoding heme/hemin ABC transporter substrate-binding protein, translating to MRRGAWKAGLLAALFAVSAYAAPPAPAPKLVTIGPAVTQTVFALGAGDRVVGVDDSSTALPEASKLRSVGYQRALSAEGVLSLGAGMLLGSAEAGPPGVLEQLKQAGMKVETFTNEPTVESARSRIQTIAERLGIPEQGKALVAKLDADLARASGRAAQVKGTKPPRVLAIYSRGAGTMMVAGSGSVADTLIRLTGAVNAAGDLQGYKPLGAEAVVAAAPDFVLLPAGSVTTVGGEEGLAKLPGLSQVKGWKLVTVEDVDFMGLGPGLGKAVVRVQDAVAPAVAKGGGK from the coding sequence ATGAGGCGCGGGGCCTGGAAGGCGGGGCTGCTCGCGGCCCTGTTCGCGGTGTCCGCGTACGCGGCGCCGCCCGCGCCCGCGCCGAAGCTCGTCACCATCGGGCCGGCCGTCACGCAGACGGTGTTCGCGCTGGGCGCGGGTGACCGCGTGGTGGGCGTGGACGACTCCAGCACGGCGCTGCCGGAGGCCTCCAAGCTGCGCTCGGTGGGCTACCAGCGCGCGCTGTCCGCCGAAGGGGTGTTGTCGCTGGGCGCGGGCATGCTGCTGGGCTCGGCGGAGGCCGGGCCCCCCGGGGTGCTGGAGCAGCTCAAGCAGGCGGGCATGAAGGTGGAGACGTTCACCAACGAGCCCACCGTGGAGTCCGCGCGCTCGCGCATCCAGACGATCGCGGAGCGGCTGGGCATCCCGGAGCAGGGCAAGGCGTTGGTGGCGAAGCTGGACGCGGACCTGGCGCGGGCGTCCGGCCGCGCGGCCCAGGTGAAGGGCACGAAGCCGCCGCGCGTCCTCGCCATCTATTCGCGGGGCGCGGGCACGATGATGGTGGCGGGCTCGGGCTCGGTGGCGGACACGCTCATCCGCCTGACGGGCGCGGTGAACGCGGCGGGGGACCTGCAGGGCTACAAGCCGCTCGGCGCGGAGGCCGTGGTGGCGGCGGCGCCGGACTTCGTGCTGCTGCCGGCGGGCTCGGTGACGACGGTGGGGGGCGAGGAGGGGCTGGCGAAGCTGCCCGGGCTGTCGCAGGTGAAGGGCTGGAAGCTCGTCACGGTGGAGGACGTGGACTTCATGGGGCTGGGGCCCGGCCTGGGGAAGGCCGTGGTCCGGGTGCAGGACGCGGTGGCCCCGGCGGTGGCGAAGGGCGGCGGCAAATGA
- a CDS encoding HmuY family protein → MSLQPFRSRLLSRACAALLLAGLSTACGDDLQPKPGPQDPDPIVTPQDGANLKHQDNGDGSFTTVVDATDTAAWVGMDLDTGKQVSAADDALWDLAFQRYTVKSRGGVSGTGGVQVAIVQGTTFAALTQAPASGYLTDAPDGDDPGDSPDTVFNVGDGWYVYDLKFHTLTPRPQIYVVRSDQGTYFKVELQSYYDAVGTPAMLKLLWAKVAAPAGGQP, encoded by the coding sequence ATGTCTCTCCAACCCTTCCGTTCCCGCCTGCTGAGCCGGGCCTGCGCGGCGCTGCTCCTCGCGGGGCTGAGCACCGCGTGCGGTGATGACCTCCAACCCAAGCCCGGGCCCCAGGATCCGGACCCCATCGTCACGCCGCAGGACGGCGCGAACCTGAAGCACCAGGACAACGGCGACGGCTCCTTCACCACCGTCGTCGACGCGACCGACACGGCGGCGTGGGTGGGGATGGATCTGGATACAGGCAAGCAGGTGAGCGCGGCGGACGACGCGCTGTGGGACCTGGCCTTCCAGCGCTACACCGTGAAGTCGCGCGGCGGCGTCAGCGGCACGGGCGGCGTGCAGGTGGCCATCGTGCAGGGCACGACGTTCGCGGCGCTCACCCAGGCGCCGGCGTCCGGCTACCTGACGGACGCGCCAGATGGCGATGACCCCGGCGACAGCCCGGACACCGTCTTCAACGTGGGGGACGGCTGGTACGTCTACGACCTCAAGTTCCACACGCTCACGCCGCGCCCGCAAATCTACGTCGTCCGCTCCGACCAGGGGACGTACTTCAAGGTGGAGCTGCAGTCCTACTACGACGCCGTGGGGACGCCCGCGATGCTGAAGCTGCTCTGGGCGAAGGTGGCCGCGCCGGCCGGGGGGCAGCCGTGA